In Capsicum annuum cultivar UCD-10X-F1 chromosome 8, UCD10Xv1.1, whole genome shotgun sequence, the genomic window CAAAAAATTACTCTATCGAAAGCGAATAACAGAGAAACAAAAAAACACAGTTGTATTGAGCTAAATACAGGGaagaaagaaactaacaaagaGAACCAAAAATCAGCAGTACCAcataatagaaaaaagaagaagaagctgtATTGAGCTAAATACAGTTGTGCAAAATATTATCCCATAGAAAGCAAATAACAGAGAAACACAGATATAAGTTTACAGGAAGAAACTAACAAAGTAAACCAAAAATCAGTATTACCACGGCAAAAATCAGTATTGAGCTAAATATACTACATCATTTCCACTACAACGACCGAGATTATTATAGTGGAAATTTACCTAGAAACACCACTCCCATACCCACATTTATTAAACATCGATTCTTTATCATAACATGGAAACTAAATAGAAGAAAACACACCCACATATGCAcaatcaaaccaaaacaaaaataaaaaacagaacACGAAAATGGGTattattaaaaaggtaaaatcaaACTAACGTTAAAGAGATTCTAGACAAGCTATGTTGACCATATTGCATTACACTATTTCTTCTCCGTACCATATAAATAAACAGCcgacagaaaaaaaaaaaaaaaagggggggggggggggggggggggcagaaATTACCTAATTTTGTTGTTTATGGAGGATGATCTGAAAAAAAGGGGGGTTAAGTTGTATGGATTCAGACGGCTGAAGGAGAGGGCGGAGCTAGGGTTTAGTATGCTGCCTCAACCAGCTGAAAGAGGAAACATGCATGAGATGCTTCTTCACTTTTATACCTATTTGTGACCCGGCGATGCCGTTAATGGGCCGGGCTAGTTACTTTTATGTACATGTATGGATGGACAGTGGGCCTTAAATGGGCCTTGGTGTCCAATTACTGGGATCATTTCCTACAACTAATTTTGATTAGGAAAATTATTCGGGACAGTATGTATCATGAGTAAAACACAATCTCTCGGGACCTCACAATGTATTGAAACAAACGCCAATGCATCCAAGATTTCAGTAGCGTATCATTTCGAGATTTTTAGTAATATTGAAAAGAGTTAGATAGGGAGCAATTAGGTCCAAAAGTGGTgagatttattttgtttatactATTAGTTCAAACTTGGAATATTTTGTGAAGTACGCTCAGCTTAAACTTAGTCAGCTACCACTCCCAAGTCATTTGCACCtttgctcttattttgtgttggCATAAGTTTATGCATAATATTCCATGAGTTCTATGATATCCCGCGCCTTTAAAAAAGCTTTTGCTCTGCCAGACCTAAGTTTGATTTctaagaccaaaaataaaataggtgAAAATGCAAGATGATCTTAACCTAATTTCATACAGTAAGGGGTACATGGAGTGCTGGTTGGAGCAACAAACACACTTCCTACTTATTTCTACTGGAAAAGTAAACGGTTAAATACTGTTACAACAGTCGAGTCACAAAGACAACTAGCAAAATAGACAGACACTAATATGGCAACAAATCACAAGGGGAGGCAGAGGGATTCATGCCCTTTTTATGTTATGGCCCTACAGGAAACTGGAACCAATAAATAGCATATGTCAAATAGGCCATTTGATTGTTATTTTATCTGCCTACTCTTCTTCGTCGTAATCTTCTTCCTCCTCCGCCACGCTTGTATTCAGCTGTGACATATGAGCAGGGTCGATGACCATTCTATCCATTTCGAGAGACCATTGAGGGCCTTCCTCCGCTTTCTCATTCGCAGGCTTTGGTGATGGAGTGCAGGCTGCTATTTCCGGTGCAGCTGGTTTATCGATACTATAGTCTACGTTGACCTTCAGGCTAGGAGCTGTTATAACTGACGTTTCCTTGTCACAAACAGTGGAATCCTGTTTAGGTGATCCTTCTGGTTCCACGGAGTTCTCTGTCTGAGTTCCAGGATTTGGATTTTGCTGACCACTCTGCTGAACAGTTGCGCAGGACTCAAGTTGCATATCAGGTCGTGAGAGCTCCCTATCAGCACGGCTTACTCGACCACGACCTCTTCCTCTGCCCCTACCTCTTCCCCTACCACTATTGCAAGCAGGAGACATCTCCTGCAGGAAATGAAGTCATTCATGTCATGACTAGATAAAATAAACTATGAAGTAAACACTGTGCACTGTAAGTTGATAATGCGAAAACATCATGCTTTCACAAACTCATGACGATAAAGGACTCTGTTATCACATTATATATTATACAAAAGCACCTGACATGTAATATATGATGTTGCCTTATCACATTACGCCTTCCTCCAAATTTAAGTATGCCATATATATAAACCCTAACTAACTGAAAAACAATAAGACCGTGCCTCAACGCCAAGGTAGCTAGTTCAGCAATATGGATCCTTATTATCCATTCTGCTCTATTTAGAAGACTTCATTCCAATGTTCCCTAATTTGGGATTATATAACACTTAAGATATTTACATTTTCTACTGACAAACAGATCTTTAAACAGATGAAAACCAAAGATAATGAGTGCAACCTTAATTTAAGCTACATCACTCTCTAAATTGGAGAAAGCTCAACTGCGGTGAGTGAAATAGTTGGTACAGCTCTAACAAAAATCTGAATTCCTATAATGGAACTCATGAGTGATGGTCAACGTAACATCATATAACGGTTGATTTCCAGCCCTCTAAGAATTTTGTGCAAATGTCTAACTTAGAATGGATTCAACTCCAATTGTAGTGATGTCTCACGGAACCACAATTCTTGTCTCCAACTTTCATATTGTGGAAGGAAGGCCAAGTAACTATTCCAGTTGAATGATGTAGAGGTCTGAGTAACTATTGCAGATTGAGTTATTTAGGGAGGCAAGGGGATACATATTTACTAATTGGTGCTAAAGAATTGCAGCAAAGTGTTATGAACTAGAACTATGAATATGCTCGCATACCAAGATTGATGTAGtaccaaaaagagaaaaacataagAGTTTACCAAATTGATGTAGCAccataaagaaagaagaaacacagtaagggaaaaagagaaaagagggagaaagagaagacaaagagaaagaaagacagagggaaaaagagaaggaagaggaagcgGATAGGAGAAAAGTAATAAAAGGGATATATAGAGAGAGATCACCTCATAAAGTGTTGACCATTAAGTTTCATTTTCCTAAGCCTTCGTGACAGAGTTACACGGTAGTTAAGAAGATGTAAGTATGGGGTGGAGAATGCACAAACTAGCCCCCAAcaccactattataaaaataaaataaaatgttacACATTAAATGTTGTCCGGAGTAAAGTAATTAAGGGTCCTGAAGTGCTGAATAAATTGCAACTTGTGAAACCACTATAACTTTTTATGTCTAAACCTGAAAAGATATAAGACTacttcattcattaaaaaaaaaaggatataaGACTATACAAAACCTTCAAATGAAAAATAAGGTTACCGCTAACAAATGGTTAAAACATTATCTCTAACTAAACGATTAAGATTCAAAGAACCAAAGATATGGATAGTGCAATCTTTGCATGAGCTAAATCAGTTTATGCTGTGAAAACTTCATCTCACGAAAATCCGATCATCAGCAATTACTTGTTTCTACTAATACTACATGCAGAGCACCTTTTGTTCTTTAAAGAGCAAATGCTGTTTTATAAGCAGTACTAATTGCTTTATTATAAGTACTTTCAGTTTTCAGTCTTAAGAAATTAAGAGGAATCTAAACTACAAGAGTAAACAAAGGGTATCGCACCGTCCTGCTCCTTTTGAATTCATCCTCACTGTCATGATGTTCTTCTGTTGCAACTTTCCTGATAAAACAGTATATCGTTTGTCATCTTACGAGTGTAAGAGGAATAATCAACCGAATTGAAGAAAAACTACTAACTTGAATGttataagacaaagaaaatgatccTAACCTTCTTTTTGGCATTTCGCCGGCAGCATCAGAATGGCCATAATCAGGAACCTTGCTGACAACTTCCCGAAGAAAGTCAAACACGTTGTAGCTTTGTACACAATGCTTTCTACAAACAGATGTTAAATGCAATCAGTATGCATATAATAGGTTAAATGACCATCAAGCCCGCCATTTCCGAAAcatgcacacacatatatacgttgtagctttgtatttttctttttacactCTTAAGTACTCTCTCCAACTACAGTTAAATTATAAGATCACTGGCTAACTGATTTTCATCAGCAGCGCCTAGCAAGcatcaagaagctcaagaacaaCGCAAGCATAAGACTGAGAATATCGATACACAACGCAAAAACTTTTCCATGTTCACACTCACAAGTAAGGACTTTTACATAACATTAGTTGCTTATGCAATTACATAAGGTCCCATGAGtatcaacaaaaaagaagaaaactacTATGAAATAGGTTGAAGTAAAGCAACTGAAAAAAGTACATTAATGGGCATTTGGGGTAACTGCAAAAGATAAAGAAACTCTTGATTTGAAACACGACTGAAGTGAGAGACAACCACTAGCATGTCATATTGTTAGAGATTACATTTATCTCTTATTGGTTGCATAATTGGGAGTGACTTCGGTATAAGACAAGATGCgcgaagtgaggttgagatggttcgtgCATGTGatgaggggcacggatgccctagTGCGGAGATGCGAGAATCCATCCATGGCGaaaggtagaccgaagaaatattgaaggaggtgtttagacatgacatggaacaATTACAACTTTCCGAGGACATGACTCTAGTAAGAAAATGTGGAGGATAcgtattagggtagagggttagtaggATGAGGGCTAGTAGTTGTGGCATTTCACGGGTAGTGTCTTGTTCTTGGAGGTTTTGGGTGTTGTTTGTGGTTTAGGGCAGATTGTTGGTGGTATTATTTGGTGATGATCTTATTTCTACTACTGTATGTTGTTTTGTTACTACCTTTTGTTTTGTTCCTATATTATGTCTTTTCCTACGTTGTTTGATCTCGAGACGAGGGTCTACCAGACAAGCCTCTCaacctcacctctgaggtagtggtatggactgcgtacattctaccctccccagaccccactatgtgagaatatactgggtatgttgttgttgtggttgcATAAGGGTTTCCAACCATTAAGGTTTTCGATGGGATGCTCTGATCCAGTGACAAAATCTGGGAATCCAACCAAAACCTTAAGGTAATGTGTGGATAAACAGAAATCTCCAATCCACATGTCAACCCTAGAATTGGGTCACACACGCGAGAGAGCATTGGAGAATACACATGTTCCCCAATGGTTGTGTAAGGGTTAAAAAAACGATTCAAAATGTCCTAGGCCACTTCACTTGTTGCCTTAAGGTTTTGGGTTGGTAGCTCAGGTTCTTTCAAACATAAGATACTGCACCATGCTAAGCCATGGTATTCCACTAACTATTAAAAAGAAGTCATAATTTCTAGATCCATCTTAGTTGGCTTGCAGTAGAAATTAGCACATTTGGCGAGAGCATGCTAGAAATGCAGAACAATTCAACCATTTAGCCAAACAAGTTTGCAATGGTAGAAACAGATTTAGAGAAAGAATAGCACTACAAGACCAGATATTTTCCAAGAAAAGAACTGAAAACACTACCACAAATGACACAACAATGAAGACTAGGGTCCGCTCATCAATCAAAGGTACTAAAAATAACGACACTGAGATGAAGCACTCCGCAGaataaattcatcaaatgaaTTACATAAGAAAACCATGATAGCAAGTGCATTTCCTGAAACAAGTCCGGCAACTTAACAGACATCCAAGATAACATGTGAATATTGAAATCTAATCACATTCCTAGCAAAGCCATAAAGCCATTGTGTTTCATCTATGCAGTATACCTACAAAGGCATTAAAATCCAAAGACCTGAGCCAGATAACCACAAATCTGAAGCAACTATTCAACACAGTCGAGTCGATTATCAGGGCTGAGTTACCAAATACAACAATGAATTAGCCAGATCAGAAATCAGCAAGGAGATGAATATTAATGGCTCTTTATTAGCTACCACATCAGGCCTAGACAGATGTAAAGAGATTTTCAAAATGTCACTCACAAGTGCAGTGAATTAACAGTCTTTGCTCCTCTTCTAAGAGTTATGTCATATGTCCGGTCACAAAGGTCTTGCAAAAATAACTCCAAGGCTTTTGCTGCAATTAATGCCAAGAGAGGAAGGGTTAGAAAATAAAAACCGAGTAACCTGACGCAAGACATACATTATATGGGACTTACACACTAGAACAGGCACTGCCATTGCAATCTTCCCAACATCCTCATCGGCTTGCATAATTTTCTTGATCCGGGCCTGAACATTTACACAAAGAAAATAAGATCTCTTCAGATAATGTCATATTTGATATAGTACTAAAAGCTAAAAAGCAAACATGAAGACGATACAACAATATGGACGTCAATGATAACAAATAGAGAAACTTGAATCTGATTAGACGTTCTTCTATGTGTTTTCCAGGTTAAACTTCTATGTTCATCCTTATAATTATTAATCCGAAGGAAAAATTACTCATCGAAACAGAGATCCTACTTGAATCAGAAAGGTAATTACGCAGATCCTAGAGAGGCACCAGCATGTTGTTCATTCAACACACAGATAAGAGATAGGGATCCCAGAATCCAACTTCTTGTCACAAATCCATT contains:
- the LOC107839370 gene encoding dr1-associated corepressor, with the protein product MRKKLDTRFPAARIKKIMQADEDVGKIAMAVPVLVSKALELFLQDLCDRTYDITLRRGAKTVNSLHLKHCVQSYNVFDFLREVVSKVPDYGHSDAAGEMPKRRKVATEEHHDSEDEFKRSRTEMSPACNSGRGRGRGRGRGRGRVSRADRELSRPDMQLESCATVQQSGQQNPNPGTQTENSVEPEGSPKQDSTVCDKETSVITAPSLKVNVDYSIDKPAAPEIAACTPSPKPANEKAEEGPQWSLEMDRMVIDPAHMSQLNTSVAEEEEDYDEEE